A window of the Dermatophagoides farinae isolate YC_2012a chromosome 2, ASM2471394v1, whole genome shotgun sequence genome harbors these coding sequences:
- the LOC124493191 gene encoding protein-lysine N-methyltransferase SMYD4 codes for MAIFCNEECFYRAWSVFHRHECLILSVFNDDKTYMAIHMYRMITRIGLKNAITTKRHIDKMKNDHKLPERIKKYWEKNVDEFINHFVIEQYVNDEKLRNTPDFRMKSSQKNRTYQMMLSLLDHNEKYESYYDTNYIGLAIDTAFILLINNNLIKKQSDKRQFSLPHWAHLPKISLKQIINENDSKQSLNELNIFNNSYDDFAQLIEILLYNIRKLTTNIFAWNHMGPFCKGGCVATCQCLVGSLINHSCTPNVEWEFQNGCIIYTALRDIMHGEEINNSYGPHSEIPFIQRQTTMAHNYYFNCRCQICRIDVDHYPNVLKCQNCSGPVVVILESIIPAECMDCWKICENAIEKLEYVKGCFQKFFALQMLIQDDSCDDDNGEKDIWFVKMQECLNDQLYYLYRKNQNLMKNFKIACSLHVRYGKFDIACDLAMQMYEIDEDFFPLLSSTNNNKKSKDYLVEALENRRLFYDIGKMYLQQQQQQQQQQQQQQQQQVNKKSIIMKCDDNEEEDNINNRRLYFAKKMIDTYHGDNIFLSEKLFNSLMENDDDDDDADGYKKFLNIDFFIEN; via the exons TGTATTTCATCGTCATGAATGTCTTATTCTTTCcgttttcaatgatgataaaacatATATGGCCATTCATATGTATCGTATGATAACTAGAATTGGTTTAAAAAATGCAATCACCACAAAACGACatattgataaaatgaaaaatgatcataaacTACCTGaaagaattaaaaaatattgggaaaaaaatgttgatgaattcatcaatcattttgtcaTCGAACAAtatgttaatgatgaaaagttACGTAATACACCGGATTTTCGTATGAAATCAAgtcaaaaaaatcgaacatatcaaatgatgttgtcattgttggatcataatgaaaaatatgaatcataTTATGATACTAATTACATTGGATTGGCAATCGATACAGCATTCATTTTacttatcaataataatctgattaaaaaacaatcgGATAAGAGACAATTTTCTTTACCACATTGGGCTCATTTGCCAAAgatttcattgaaacaaatcatcaacgaAAATGATAGCAAACAATCActcaatgaattgaatattttcaataattcttatgatgattttgcaCAGCTGATTGAAATTCTTCTTTATAATATACGAAAATTAACGACAAACATTTTCGCCTGGAATCATATGGGTCCATTCTGTAAAGGAGGTTGTGTGGCCACTTGTCAATGTTTAGTTGgttcattgatcaatcataGTTGCACGCCGAATGTGGAATGGGAATTCCAAAATGGTTGCATCATTTATACTGCTTTAAG AGATATTATGCATGGTGAAgaaatcaataattcatATGGGCCACATTCAGAAATTCCATTTATACAACGTCAAACAACAATGGCTCATAACTATTATTTCAATTGTCGTTGTCAAATATGCCGtattgatgttgatcattatcCAAATGTTTTGAAATGCCAAAATTGTTCCGGTCCTGTTGTTGTCATATTGGAATCGATCATTCCTGCGGAATGTATGGATTGTTGGAAAATATGTGAAAATGCTATCGAAAAATTAGAATATGTTAAAGGatgttttcaaaaattttttgcctTACAAATGCTTATTCAAGATGATtcctgtgatgatgataatggtgaaaaagATATCTGGTTCGTGAAAATGCAAGAATGTTTAAACGATCAGCTATATTATCTTTATaggaaaaatcaaaatctaatgaaaaattttaaaattgcaTGCAGTTTACATGTTCGTTATGGTAAATTCGATATTGCATGTGATTTAGCCATGCAAATGTACGAGattgatgaagattttttcccattattatcatcgacaaataataataagaaaagcAAAGATTATTTGGTGGAAGCATTAGAAAATCGACGTTTATTTTATGACATTGGAAAAATGTATctacaacagcaacaacaacaacaacagcagcagcaacaacaacaacaacaacaagtaaacaaaaaatcaataattatgaaatgtgatgataatgaagaagaagacaATATAAACAATAGACGTTTGtattttgccaaaaaaatgatcgataCATATCATGGtgataatatttttctttctgaaaaattattcaactcgttaatggaaaatgatgatgatgatgatgatgctgatggatacaaaaaatttttaaacattgactttttcattgaaaattaa